The stretch of DNA CAAGATAATGGACTGTACCACATTGGTAACCCGTTTCTTCTAAAAATTCACGTCTTGCTGCCTGCTCCAACTCCTCCCCCTTTTTCACACCACCACCCGGTAATTGCTGTACAGTCGTTCCTATCGGTTTTCTATGTTGCTCAATTAATAGGAATGAATCTCCTTCCTTTGCTAGTATAACTACCCCATCATTTTCTTCTAGCTCAAAATAAGGTCTGTGAAATCCATCCTCTTTTAGTTTCATGCCAGCTAACTCTAGCAATGTTTTTTCTTTTTCCATTGTTGTCTCCTTTTTCTTCATTTTTTTTATATTTTATCACTATTTCAACTCTATTTTGGTATATTAAGGAAAGGAATAACTTGAAATCAGTGAAGGATGAAGTCATGAAGAAAAATCGTACACTATTTTTA from Bacillus sp. SLBN-46 encodes:
- a CDS encoding NUDIX hydrolase, which gives rise to MEKEKTLLELAGMKLKEDGFHRPYFELEENDGVVILAKEGDSFLLIEQHRKPIGTTVQQLPGGGVKKGEELEQAARREFLEETGYQCGTVHYLGFLQPASWRTNEITHAFFTEEIGIKQHQQLEEHENIKVIKVKIKDCLNKIKENKMNDSELCYAILQAILKEYIPIT